A region of the Nocardia asteroides genome:
ACGACTGGGGCGAGCAGCGGGCGGCCCGCAGGGGTCTCGCCCTGGGAACGTGAGTCCGGCTTCGCGGACACGCTTCGTGCGGCCGCGCGCGGAGAGCGGCGAATCGCTACGGCACAGCCTCAGGCGCCGAAGACTCGTTCGACGACGGCTTTGGCGCGCCGCGTGACGCGCATGTAGTGGTCGAGGAATTCGCTCCCGTCGTCGTTGGGCCAGCCCGCGACGCGCGCCACAGCGGACAGGAGCCGGCCCGGCCCGGGGAGCTGGTCGGTGGGCTTGCCGCGCACCAGGACCAAGGCGTTGCGCGCGTTGGTCGCGGTCAGCCAGGCGTCGCGCAACAGCGCCACGTCCTGCGCGTCCAGCAGTTCGGTCTGCTCGATCACGTCCAGCGCTTCCAAGGTGGAGGTGTTGTGCAGGCCGGGCACCTCGTGGGCGTGCCGCAGCTGCGTCAGCTGGACCGTCCACTCGATGTCGGCCAGGCCGCCGCGCCCCAGTTTGGTGTGCGTGGCCGGGTCGGCGCCGCGGGGCAGCCGCTCCGCGTCCACCCTGGCCTTGATCCGCCGGATCTCGCGCACCGCCTCGGCCGACACCCCGCCCTCCGGGTACCGCACCTTATCGATGACGTGCAGGAAGCGCACCCCGAGTTCCTGGTCACCGGCCACCTGGTTGGCGCGCAGCAGCGCCTGCACCTCCCAGGGTTGCGCCCACTGCTCGTAGTACGCGGCATAGGCGGCCAGCGTGCGAACGAGCGAGCCGTTGCGACCCTCCGGGCGCAGCCCGGCGTCGACGTGCAGCGGCGGGTCCGTACTCGGCGCCCCGAGCAACTGCTGTACCCGGTCGGCCACCCCGATGGCCCATTTGACGGCCTTGGTCTCGTCGGTGCCCGGCCGTGGGTCGCACACGAACAGCACGTCCGCGTCGGAGCCGTAGCCGAGTTCCATGCCACCGAGCCGGCCCATGCCGATCACCGCGATGTCGGCGGGCGCGGGCTCGCCCCGCTCGGCCTCACTCGCCCGGATCACCGCGCGTAACGACGCTTCCAGTACCGCCACCCACACCGACGACAGCGCCCGGCACACCTGCGGCACTTCGAGCATGCCGAGCAGATCGGCCGACGCCACCCGCGCCAGTTCGTGCCTGCGCAACGAACGCGCCGCGGCCACAGCGCGTTTCGAGTCCTCGTACCGAGCGGCGGCGGTGAGGATGCCGCGGGCCACCTCGTCGGGCTGCGGACCGAGCAGCAGCGGGCCGCCGGGCCCGTCGGCGTACATCCGGATCGTTTCCGGCGCGTTGATGAGCAGGTCGGGCAGATACTCCGAGGAGCCGAGCACGATCATCAGCCGCTGCGCGATCGCCCCCTCGTCGCGCAGTTCGCGCAAGAACCAGATCTGGTCGGCCAGGCCCTCCGACACCCGGCGGTAGGCCAGCAGGCCCGCATCGGGATTCGGCGTGTCGCCCAGCCATTCGAGCAGCGTCGGCAACAGCAGGGCTTGGATGCGGCCTTTGCGGGACACGCCGCCGGTCAGGGCCTTCAGGTGGCCGAGGGCGTGTTCGGGCGCCGCGTAACCGAGGGCCGCCAGCTGCCGGATCGCGGCCTCGGGGCTCAGGCGCAGCGCATCGGAATCCAGGCGCACCACCGAGTCCAGCAGCGGCCGGTAGAACAACTTGGCGTGCAGCCGCCGTACACGCACCGCGTTCCGGCGGATCTCGCTGCCCAGCACACCCACCGCGTCCTGCCTGCCGTCGGGCCGGATATGGGCGGCGCGCGCCAGCCAGCGCATGCCCTCCTCGTCGTCGTCGGCGGGCAGCGTGTGAGTGCGACGCAGCCGCTGGAGTTGCAGCCGGTGTTCCAGCAGACGCAGGAACTCGTAGGACGCGGTGAGATTGGCCGCGTCGTCGCGACCCACGTACCCGCCCGCGGCCAGCGCGGTCAGCGCCTCGACGGTGCCCTGCACGTGCAACGTGTCGTCCACCCGCCCGTGCACCAACTGCAGCAGTTGCACGGCGAACTCGACATCCCGCAGGCTGCCGTGCCCGAGCTTCAACTCGCGTTCGCGCAGATCGGCGGGCACCAGATCCTCCACCCGGCGGCGCATCGCCTGGACGTCGGCGACGAAGTCGGGACGCTCCGAGGCCGACCAGACCATCGGCATCAGCGCGGCGCGGTACTGCTCGCCGAGCGCGAGATCACCGGTGGCCGGGCGGTTCTTCAACAGCGCTTGGAATTCCCAGGTCCGGGCCCACCGCTTGTAGTAGGCGATATGCGAATCCAGCGTCCGTACCAGCGCACCGGCTTTGCCCTCCGGCCGCAGTGCCGCATCCACCTCGAAGAACGCCTGGCTCGCCACGCTCATCATCTCCGCGGCCAAGCGCGTGGCGGTGGCGTCGGCGGGCTCGGCGACGAACACCACGTCGACGTCGCTGACATAGTTCAACTCGCGCGCGCCGCACTTGCCCATCGCGATCACGCCCAACCGCACCGGCACCGGCTCGTCCTTGCAGACCCGCGCCACCGCGACGGCCAGCGCCGCGGTCAGGGCGGCATCGGCCAGGTCGGTGAGATGCCTGCCGACCACCTGGTACGGCAACACCGGCTCGTTCTCCACCGTGGCCGCCAGATCCAGCGCGGCCAGCAGCATCAGCTGGTCGCGGTACCTCTTGCGCAGCGACGCCACCACAGCGGGCTCGGAGATGCCGGCCCGGTAGAGCATCGGGGCCGCGTTCGGGCCTTGCTCGGGTTGCGCCTCGACCACCGTGAGCAGATCGGCGATCAGCTCGTCGCGGCCGGGCAACTCCTTGCGGCGCAGGACTTCCCAGGCGGACGGCGCGGCGACGAGGTGATCGCCCAACGCGCTGGAGGAGCCCAGCAGCGCGAACAGCCTGCCGCGCAGCGACGTATCCGTGCGGATCGCCGAATCGATGGCGTCCCAGCCGCTTCCGCTGCTCTCCCGCAGCCGCATGAGCGTGCTCAACGCGAGGTCGGCGTCCGGCGCGCGGGACAGCGCCCACAGCACGGGGATGCTCTCGACGTTGTCCCACCCCAGTTCGCGCAGCGACGCGGCGGCGGAGGGCTCGAGCAATCCGAGCCGACCGACACCGGGGACAGCGGAGCGGGCAGACGGGGGCCGGACCATGGTTCTCAAATTACAGGGCGGAGCGCGCGCGCACGCCGACCCGGGCGTCCCTCCGGCTTACAGCCCCAGGTATTCCTTCAGCTCGAACGGCGTGACCTGGCTGCGGTAGTCCGCCCATTCCCGGCGCTTGTTGCGCAGAAAGAAGTCGAACACGTGCTCGCCGAGGGTCTCGGCGACCAGTTCGGAGCGCTCCATCGCCTGCAGCGCCTCGTCCAGGGTGCCCGGCAGCTCGCGGAAGCCCATCGCGCGACGCTCGGCCACGGTCAGCGACCACACGTCGTCCTCGGCCTCCGGCGGCAGCGTGTAGCCCTTCTCGATGCCCCGCAAACCGGCCGCGAGCAGCACGGCGAAGGTCAGGTAGGGATTGCACGCGGAATCTGGGCTGCGGATCTCGACGCGGCGCGAGGACGACTTGTTCGGCGTGTACATCGGCACGCGCACCAAGGCGGAGCGGTTGGAACGGCCCCACGAGGCCGCGGTGGGCGCCTCGCCGCCGTGGATGAGGCGCTTGTAGGAGTTCACCCACTGGTTGGTGACCGCGCTGATCTCCGGGGCGTGCTCGAGGATGCCCGCGATGAACGCCCGCGCCGTCTCCGACAGGTTCATCGGGTCGTCGGGATCGTGGAAGGCGTTGGTCTCGCCCTCGAACAGGCTCATGTGCGTGTGCATCGCCGAGCCCGGGTACTCGGCGAACGGCTTGGGCATGAACGTCGCGCGCACGCCCTCGTCGATGGCCACTTCCTTGATCAGGTAACGGAAGGTCATCACGTTGTCGGCCATGGACAGCGCGTCGGCGTAGCGCAGGTCGATCTCCTGCTGGCCCGGAGCGCCCTCGTGGTGGCTGAACTCCACGGAGATGCCCATGGACTCCAGCGCGTCGATGGCGTGGCGGCGGAAGTTCGGCGCCGAATCGTGCACGGCCTGGTCGAAGAAGCCGCCGCTGTCGGCGGGGACCGGCACGCCGCCCTGCGGACCGTTCTCCAGCAGGAAGAACTCGATCTCGGGGTGCACGTAGCAGCTGAAGCCGACGTCGCCCGCCTTGTTGAGCTGGCGGCGCAGCACGTGGCGCGGGTCGGCCCAGGACGGCGAACCGTCCGGCATGGTGATGTCGCAGAACATGCGCGCGGAGTGCTGGTGGCCCTTGCTGGTGGCCCACGGCAGCACCTGGAAGGTCGACGGATCCGGCCGGGCGACCATATCGGCCTCCGAGACGCGGGCGAAGCCCTCGATGGCCGAGCCGTCGAAACCGATACCCTCCTCGAAGGCGCCCTCCAGCTCGGCGGGTGCGATCGCGACGGACTTCAGATAACCCAAGACGTCGGTGAACCAGAGACGTACGAAGCGGATGTCCCGCTCTTCGAGCGTCCGCAGCACGAATTCCTTCTGGCGATCCATGCCCGCGAGCGTAAGCACCTGGCGTTAAATCTGTGTTACATACACGCTTAAGATTGCTGACCTGGATGTTTTCGGGAGACTCCGCACAGTCGAATCGTCCGGTTTGTGAGCTTTTGCCCCGGTGTGCAACGACGGCGCCGCCGGTCGGCAACCGAGCCGCCTCAGCAGGTGAGGCCCGGAGCGGGTTCGGTCAGGTCGACCAGATAGGCGATGACCGCGTCGTCCACGCAGGACACGCCGCCCGCCAGCGCCACAGTGTGCCGGTTGCCCTGGTAGGTGATCAAGGCGGCGCCCAGTTGCCCGGCCAGGTCCACTCCGGCCTGGTACGGCGTCGCCGGGTCCTCGGTCGTGGACACCACCACCGTCTTCGGCAGACCGGTCACGGAGATGCGGTGCGGCTCGCTGGTGTTCGGTACCGGCCAGGCGGTGCACAGTTCCAGCGGCGCGGCGCCGGTGCTCCGACGGTCGTCCAGGAACGGCGCGGCCTTGCGGTATTCCGCGTCCTGGCGCGCGGTGACCTCGCGGTCGGCGATACGCGGATCGTCCACGCAGCGGATCGCGTTGAACGCGTCGGTGGTGTTGGAGTAGCTGCCGTCGTCGCGGCGGCCGTCGTACAGATCGGCCAGCGCGAGCAACGTGTCGCCGCGCCCGTCGCGCAGCTCGGACAACCCGAGCGTGAGTACTTTCCACAGCTCGTCGGTATAGAGCGCCTGGCGCACGCCGGTGAGCGCGTCACCGTAGCTCAGTCCGCGCGGATCGGTGGTGGGCAGAGGCTTGTCCCACAGCGGGTCCACCAGCGCGCGGAAACGCGGCACCGCCTGCGCCGGATCGGTGCCCAACGGGCAGTCCGGCTGCTGGGCGCAGTCCGCGGCGTAGGCGTCGAACACCTTCTGGAAGCCCGCCGCCTGGCGCAACGACTCCTGCACCGGATCCTGCGAAGAGTCGACGGCGCCGTCGAGCACCATGGCGCGCACGTGCGCCGGGAACTTCTCCGCGTACGCCGACCCGATCTTGGTGCCGTAGGAGTACCCGACATAGGTCAGCTGCGCGTCACCCAGCGCGGCGCGCATCACGTCGAGGTCCTGCACCACTTCGCGGGTACCGACGTGGGCGAGGAAATCCTTCCCGGTCCGCTCGGCGCAGCGGTCGGCGTACCGGCGGTTGTCGGCCTCGGCGTCGGCGATGCCTTCGGGGGTGTAGTCCTCCTGCGGCTCGGCACGCTCGGCGTCCTGCTCCTGCGGGGTCTGGCAGACGATCACCGGAATGGAGGAGCCGACGCCGCGCGGGTCGAAGCCGACCCGGTCGAAACGCTCGGCCAACGCCGTCTTGTTGCCGAGTGAGGACATGCCCAGACCGGAC
Encoded here:
- a CDS encoding bifunctional [glutamine synthetase] adenylyltransferase/[glutamine synthetase]-adenylyl-L-tyrosine phosphorylase — its product is MVRPPSARSAVPGVGRLGLLEPSAAASLRELGWDNVESIPVLWALSRAPDADLALSTLMRLRESSGSGWDAIDSAIRTDTSLRGRLFALLGSSSALGDHLVAAPSAWEVLRRKELPGRDELIADLLTVVEAQPEQGPNAAPMLYRAGISEPAVVASLRKRYRDQLMLLAALDLAATVENEPVLPYQVVGRHLTDLADAALTAALAVAVARVCKDEPVPVRLGVIAMGKCGARELNYVSDVDVVFVAEPADATATRLAAEMMSVASQAFFEVDAALRPEGKAGALVRTLDSHIAYYKRWARTWEFQALLKNRPATGDLALGEQYRAALMPMVWSASERPDFVADVQAMRRRVEDLVPADLRERELKLGHGSLRDVEFAVQLLQLVHGRVDDTLHVQGTVEALTALAAGGYVGRDDAANLTASYEFLRLLEHRLQLQRLRRTHTLPADDDEEGMRWLARAAHIRPDGRQDAVGVLGSEIRRNAVRVRRLHAKLFYRPLLDSVVRLDSDALRLSPEAAIRQLAALGYAAPEHALGHLKALTGGVSRKGRIQALLLPTLLEWLGDTPNPDAGLLAYRRVSEGLADQIWFLRELRDEGAIAQRLMIVLGSSEYLPDLLINAPETIRMYADGPGGPLLLGPQPDEVARGILTAAARYEDSKRAVAAARSLRRHELARVASADLLGMLEVPQVCRALSSVWVAVLEASLRAVIRASEAERGEPAPADIAVIGMGRLGGMELGYGSDADVLFVCDPRPGTDETKAVKWAIGVADRVQQLLGAPSTDPPLHVDAGLRPEGRNGSLVRTLAAYAAYYEQWAQPWEVQALLRANQVAGDQELGVRFLHVIDKVRYPEGGVSAEAVREIRRIKARVDAERLPRGADPATHTKLGRGGLADIEWTVQLTQLRHAHEVPGLHNTSTLEALDVIEQTELLDAQDVALLRDAWLTATNARNALVLVRGKPTDQLPGPGRLLSAVARVAGWPNDDGSEFLDHYMRVTRRAKAVVERVFGA
- a CDS encoding glutamine synthetase family protein; the encoded protein is MDRQKEFVLRTLEERDIRFVRLWFTDVLGYLKSVAIAPAELEGAFEEGIGFDGSAIEGFARVSEADMVARPDPSTFQVLPWATSKGHQHSARMFCDITMPDGSPSWADPRHVLRRQLNKAGDVGFSCYVHPEIEFFLLENGPQGGVPVPADSGGFFDQAVHDSAPNFRRHAIDALESMGISVEFSHHEGAPGQQEIDLRYADALSMADNVMTFRYLIKEVAIDEGVRATFMPKPFAEYPGSAMHTHMSLFEGETNAFHDPDDPMNLSETARAFIAGILEHAPEISAVTNQWVNSYKRLIHGGEAPTAASWGRSNRSALVRVPMYTPNKSSSRRVEIRSPDSACNPYLTFAVLLAAGLRGIEKGYTLPPEAEDDVWSLTVAERRAMGFRELPGTLDEALQAMERSELVAETLGEHVFDFFLRNKRREWADYRSQVTPFELKEYLGL
- a CDS encoding alpha/beta hydrolase, with the translated sequence MSTVRSGRGALVVAVLASAAVLISGCAVTRTESGQPMPTPPTGLEKFYDQRVQWGDCTGFGGPDDRFPPSTECARITVPVDYAAPEGPTAQIAVSRIQATGRRIGSLVMNPGGPGESGLGMSSLGNKTALAERFDRVGFDPRGVGSSIPVIVCQTPQEQDAERAEPQEDYTPEGIADAEADNRRYADRCAERTGKDFLAHVGTREVVQDLDVMRAALGDAQLTYVGYSYGTKIGSAYAEKFPAHVRAMVLDGAVDSSQDPVQESLRQAAGFQKVFDAYAADCAQQPDCPLGTDPAQAVPRFRALVDPLWDKPLPTTDPRGLSYGDALTGVRQALYTDELWKVLTLGLSELRDGRGDTLLALADLYDGRRDDGSYSNTTDAFNAIRCVDDPRIADREVTARQDAEYRKAAPFLDDRRSTGAAPLELCTAWPVPNTSEPHRISVTGLPKTVVVSTTEDPATPYQAGVDLAGQLGAALITYQGNRHTVALAGGVSCVDDAVIAYLVDLTEPAPGLTC